From the Candidatus Rokuibacteriota bacterium genome, the window CCGGTTCGGCGGCCGTGTGGTCACGCGCTTCCCGCCCGAGCCCAACGGGTACCTCCACATCGGGCATGCCAAGAGCATCTGCCTCAACTTCGGCCTGGCCGCCGAGCACCCGGGCGGCCGCTGCCACCTCCGCTTCGACGACACCAACCCCACCAAGGAAACGGCCGAGTACGTCGAGTCCATCATGGCCGATGTCCGCTGGCTCGGCTTCGACTGGGGGCCGCACCTCTATCACGCCTCCGACTACTTCGACCGCCTCTACGCGTGGGCGGTGCAGCTGATCAAGGCGGGCCGGGCCTACGTGGACGACCTGAGCGCGGAGGAGATCCGCCAGTACCGCGGCACGCTCACCCGGCCGGGGACGGAGAGCCCGTACCGCACCCGGAGCGTGGAGGAGAACCTGGACCTCTTCGCGCGGATGCGGGCCGGGGAGTTCCCCGACGGCTCCCGCGTGCTGCGCGCCAGGATCGACATGGCCTCCCCGAACCTCAACCTGCGGGATCCCACCATGTACCGGATCCGCAAGGTGACGCATCAGCGCACCGGCGACCGCTGGTGCATCTACCCGATGTACGACTACGCCCACGGGGAGTCGGACTCCATCGAGGAGATCACGCACTCGATCTGCACCATGGAGTACGAGGACCACCGGCCGCTCTACGACTGGTTCCTCGACGCCCTCGGCATCTACCACCCCCAGCAGATCGAGTTCGCCCGCCTCAATCTGAGCCACACGGTGCTGAGCAAGCGCAAGCTCCTGGAGCTGGTGGAAGGCGGGCATGTCAGCGGCTGGGACGACCCGCGGATGCCGACCATCGCGGGGCTCCGCCGGCGCGGCTACACGCCTGAAGCCATCCGCGAGTTCTGCGAGCGCATCGGCGTGGCCAAGAAGGAGGCGCTGGTGGACGTGGCGCACCTCGAGCACTGCCTGCGCGAGGACCTGAACCGGCGGGCGCCGCGGGCCATGGCCGTGCTGCGCCCGCTCCGGGTGGTCATCGAGAACTACCCCGAGGGGCAGGTGGAGATGATGGAAGCCGTCAACAACCCCGAGGACGCCGCGATGGGCACTCGCCAGGTGCCGTTCTCGCGGGTGGTCTACATCGAGCAGGACGACTTCCGGGAGGAGCCGCCCCGGAAATATCACCGCCTGGCCCCAGGCGCGGAGGTGCGGCTGCGCTACGCCTATCTGGTGCGCTGCACGGGCGTGGTCAAGGACGAGCGCACGGGCCAGGTCGTGGAGCTGCGCTGCAGCTACGACCCGGCCACCCGCGGCGGCGATGCCCCCGATGGGCGCAAGGTCCGCGGGACCATCCACTGGGTGTCGGCGGCGCATGCGGTGGAGGCCGAGGTCAGGCTGTACGACCACCTCTTCCTGGTGCCCCGGCCAGGGGGAGACGACGAGGGCGGCGACTGGAAGGCCGATCTGAACCCGCATTCGCTCGAGCGCCTCACGGGCTGCCGGCTGGAGCCGGGGCTCGGGGATGCCGCCCCTGGCAGCCGCTACCAGTTCGAGCGCAGCGGCTACTTCTGCGTGGACACCAAGGAGTCTGTCCCTGGCCGGCCCGTCTGGAACCGCACGGTCTCGCTGCGCGACAGCTGGGCCAAGCTGGAGAAAGGCGACAAGGCCTGAGCTCGGTGACCGGCTTCGTCCACCGCGCCGTCGAGACCAACGGCATTCGGATGCACGTGGCCGAGCAGGGACGCGGGCGGGCGGTGCTCCTCTGCCACGGCTTTCCGGAGTCCTGGTACTCCTGGCGGCATCAGCTGCCGGCGCTGGCGGCGGCCGGCTACCGCGCCATCGCGCCGGACATGCGGGGGTACGGGCAGACCGATCGCCCCGGAGCCATCGAGGCATACACCATGCTCCACCACGTGGGCGACATGGTGGGGCTGCTCGACGCCCTCGGCGAGAAGACGGCCGTGATCGTGGGGCACGACTGGGGGGCGCCCGTGGCCTGGAACGCCGCGCTGATGCGCCCCGACCGTTTCCCGGCCGCGGCCGTGCTCTCCGTGCCGTACTCGCCGCGGGGGTCGATCCGGCCCACGGCGGCGCTCGCGCGGGCGGCCGGGGAGCACTTCATGTACATGCTCTACTTCCAGGAGCCCGGCGTGGCCGAGGCCGAGCTCGGGCGTGACGTGCGCGCGACGCTCCGTCGCGTGCTCTGCTCGGCCTCGGGAGATGCGCCCGCCGCGCAGAGATGGCGTCCCGTCATGCCTGGCACGACGAGGTTTCTCGATGCGCTGGGGAATCCCGAACGCCTGCCGGCCTGGCTCACCGAGGCCGACCTGGACTTCTACGCGGCCGAGTTCCAGCGCACCGGCTTCAGCGGGGGGCTCAGCTGGTACCGCGCCATGGACCTCAGCTGGGAGCTGATGGCCGCCTACCAGCACGCGAAGGTCATGCAGCCCGCGCTCTTCGTGGCCGGCGAGCGGGACCTCGTGATCGCGATGCAGCGGCGCGCGCTCGATCGACTGCACGAGACGGTGCCCAACCTGCGCCGGCTCGTCCTGCTGCCCGGGTGCGGCCACTGGACGCAGCAGGAGCGCCCCGCCGAGGTCAATGCCGAGCTGCTCTCCTTTCTCCGGGGCGTGGAAGGCTGACAGGGCCCCGGCCGCGGCTCACGAGGTGCGCTCGTCCACGGCCCTGGCCGCTGCGACGAGGGCCGGGGCCACCCGCACGGGGTAAGGCGGCGCGGGCTCGAGGCTCTGCAACGCCGGAGGCAGGGCGGCGAGCTGCGCGGCCGCATGCGCTCGTGAGTCCGCCAGGGGCACCGGAGGCCCGAGGCGCCGCCCCCCGCTCAGCACGGGCCGCAGCAGCGGCTCGCCCGCCTGGGGATCGTCCTCGAGCGTGAGCGTGTCCTCCGCCATCAGGCCGCCCTCGTGGCGCCGGAACACCTGCTTCCGTCCGGGCCAGGTGGCCTTGCCCTCGGAGCGCTTGCGCCGGAGGCGCCCGGCGTACTCCTGGATCTTGTAGGCGCAGTCGAGGTAGGGCGCGTCCGCCGAGGTATCCAGCCGCGAGCCGATGCCAAAGCCGTCGATGGGTGCTCCGCTGGCCAGGAGATCCTGGAGCGCGCGCTCGTCGAGGCTGCTGCTGACGAAGATCGTGATGTCCCGGAGGCCGCCTGCGTCGAGGATGCGCCGTACCCGGCGCGCGTGCTCGCCCAGGTCGCCGCTGTCGAGCCTCACGCCCTTGATCCGGATGCCCTCCAGCGCCAAGCGCGGGGCCAGCCGGACGACCTTCTCGGCGGCGGCCTCGGTGTCGTAGGTGTCGATCAGGAGGACGGCATCCCGCGGATGGTCGCGCGCGAAGTCGAGGAAGGCCTCCGTCTCGTCGTCATGCGCCTGGACGAAGGAATGGGCCATCGTGCCGAAGGCCGGCACCCCGAAGCGCAGCTCGGCCAGCGCCGTGGAGGAGCCGGACATGCCGGCGAGATAGCATGCGCGCGCCGCCAGCAGCCCGGCCTCGGCGCCATGGGCCCGCCGCAGCCCGAAGTCCACCAGCAGCTTGCCCGGGGCCGCCAGCACCGAGCGCGCGGCCTTGGAGGCGATGAGCGTCTCGAAGTGGAGCAGGTTGATGAGCCGCGACTCCACCAGCTGCGCCTGGGGGATCGGCGCCGTGACGCGCAGGATGGGCTCGTCCGGGAAGAAGACGGTGCCCTCGGGCATGGCGTGCACTTCGCCGGTGAAGCGGAACGCCGCCAGGTACTCCACGAACGCCCGGTCGAAGCGCGGGCTCCTCGCCACCCAGTCGAGCTCCTCCTCGGTGAAACGCAGCGTCTCCAGGAACTGCAGCGCCTGCTCGAGCCCGGCGGCCATGAGGAAGTTGCGGGTCGGCGGCAGCTTGCGCGCGAAGAACTCGAAGGTCGCCGGCTCGGTCATCCCGTGCAGGACATAGGAGTGGAGCATGGTGAGCTGGTAGAGATCGGTGAGGAGCGCGCTCGAGCCTGGGTCGCCCGTCTGCCGGGTGAACTGGTCGCCGATCCGGTCCTGGTGAGACACAGTGCCCGCAGGATAGGCCAGGGTCCCAGGGCCGGGCAAGCCTGGCACGATGATGCGATCGGCTCCCGGCCGTTCCCCTCCGCTTGTGGGCGTGACATTGACATTAGTGTTACAGTCATGCAACAGGTGTTGCATGATAGAGCTGCCCCACGATGCCATGCCACAGGCGCTGCCCGGTGCCGCCGGGTGGCTGCTCCTGATGCTGAGCCTGCCGCCTCACCCGTCGAGCGTGCGGGTGCGGATGTGGAGAAAGCTCCGCGCGCTCGGCGCAGTCGCGCTCAGGCCGTCCGCCTATCTGCTGCCCGTGTCCGCCGAGGGCCTCGAGCGCTTCCAGTGGCTCGCGCAGGAGGTCCAGAAGGCGGGCGGCGAGGCCACGCTGCTCAGGGTGGACCGGATCGAGAACATGCCCCGCGACCACGTCGTCCGGCTCTTCCAGCAGGCGCGGGACGAGGAGTACCGCGCGCTGGCTGACCGCTATCGCAGGCTCGCCCGGGGGCTCGAGCGGGGCGCCGCGGGGCGCCGCGCCTCGGGCCACCGCGAGGAGATGATGCGGCTCGCCCGGGAGGCCGAGCGCGTGCGGAGCATCGATTTCTTCGAGGCGCCGGGCTACGAGGAGGTGAGCCGCCTCCGGGACACCCTCGAGATGCGCCTCCATCCGCGGGAGGCAAGGCCGGCCGCGAGCGGCGGCCCCGCGCTCGACGTGCACCGGGGCTCCCCGTGGGTGACCCGCCCGCGCCCCCACGTGGACCGGATCGCCTCGGCGTGGCTCATCAAGCGCTTCATCGATCCGGAGGCGGAGTTCCTGTTCGCTCCGCCCGAGCAGTTCCCGGCGGGCGCCGTCCCCTTCGACGCCCTCGGGGCCGAGTTCGGCCACCAGGGGGAGGACTGCACCTTCGAGACCCTGCTCGGGCGGTCGGGCCTGCCCGACCGGCGACTGGCGGGCCTGGCCGAGATCGTCCACGACGCGGATCTCCGGGACGACAAGTTCGGCCGCGAGGAAGCCCGGGGGCTGGACCTCGCGCTGCGCGGCCTGCTGGCCGCCTTGCCGGATGACCACGCGGTGCTCGCCCACGGCATGACCATCTTCGACGGCCTGTACGCCACCATCGCGGAGAGGAGGTAGCGCCCGTGCCCAGTCTGTCCGAGCTCCTCCGGTACTTCCTCTATCCCGGCACCCTCAGCTTTGGCGGGCCCGTGGCCCTGGGGGTGAGCGACTCATGAAATGGGTGACCCGCGCGCGCGCGCGCGTCGATCGGATCGCCTGCCCGTGGCTGATCCAGCGCTTCGTCGATCCCGGGGCGGAGTTCCTCTTCGTCCCGGAGGCCGAGGTGATGGAGACCGCCCGGCGCGAGGGAGCGATCCCCTTCGACGTGCCCGGAGTGGAGCTCGGGCATCACGGGGAGCGCTGCTCCTTCGACGCCTTCCTCGAGGCGTACCGGCTCCAGGACCCGGCCCTCCGTGCCCTGGCGCTCATCGTCCGCGGGGCGGACACGGAGGCCCGGGAGATCGCTCGGGAGGCCTGGGGACTCTACGCCGTGGCCAGCGGCTTCAGGCTGATCAGCGCGGACGACCACGAGAACATGGCGCGCCAGTTCGCGGTCTACGACGCCCTCTACGCCTACTGCCGCGAGCGGGCCGCCGGGGACCACTGAGGGCCCCGGCCCCGAGTCGTCCCCCGTCCTCCCTGCGTTGACCGCTCGGGCGCCATTTGCCATGATGGGCCCGACATGAAGACGTGGGCTCTCGGCCGGCCGCCATCCGGGTCGGCGCTGATCCGGCAGTTCGCGATCCTGAGCCTTCTCGTGGTGGCGCTCATCACGGCGGCCCTGTCCGTCGTGCTCTCGTACGCGCTCCGCAGGGATTTGCTCGAGCGGGAGTGGGGATTCACGGCCGACTACGTGCGGACCGAGGCGCAGCAACACCTGGCGCCGGGTGACTTCGCGGCGCCCGCCACCGCCGAGGCGCAGGAGCACTTCCGGACCTTCTATCATCAGACCGTGATGATGCCGGAGATCGCGCGGGTGAAGATCTACGACGCGGGCATGGCGGTGATCTGGTCCGACGAGCCTCGGCTCATCGGCCTGCGCTTCCCCGAGAACCCGCACCTCGTGAGTGCCCTGGGCGGGCGCACCATGATCAACCTCGAGGCCGGCGAGAAGAAAGGGGAGCACCTCTTCGAGCGCGAGGGATTCCCCCAGCTCGTCGAGGTCTACGTCCCGGTGGTGTACCGGGGGGATGCGCGCGTGGTCGGCGTGATCGAGACCTACAAGGTGCCCGAGCGTGTCTTCGCCAGCATCCGCAAGGCACAGCTGGCGGTGGTCGGGACAGCCCTGGGAGGAGGCACGGGGCTGTACGTGTCACTGTTCTGGATCGTGCGCCGCGCGGCGCGCCGGATCGAGAGCCAGCACGAGGCGCTCGAGCAGCGGAGCCACCAGCTCGGCGCGGCCAACGTTGAACTGCGAGCTGTCCAGGCCCAGCTGGTCGCAGCCGAGCGGATGGCCGCCGTCGGGGAAGTGGTGACGGCGGTCGCCCACGGGATCCGCAACCCGCTGGCGAACATCCGGGCGTCGGCCCAGGTCGCCCTGCTGGACTGCGGCGACTGCCAGGCGCACCCGGCGGGGCCGCGGGGTCTGACGAGCATCATGGCCGAGGTGGACCGGCTCGAGGCGCGGCTGAAGGAGCTCCTCCAGTTCGTCCGGCCCGCCGAGCGCCGCAGCGCGCGGGTGGAGGTGAACGCGGTGGTCCAGCGCAGCCTGGAGATGCTGGCGGCCCACAGCGTGAAGGCCGGCGTCGGCGTGGCCGCCCGGCTTGCGCCCGAGCTGCCTCCCGTCACGGGGGATGCCATCCTCCTCGAGGAAGTGTTCGGGAGCCTCATCGGCAATGCCATCGATGCCGCCGCCTCCGGCGGCGGGACCGTCTCGTTGCGCAGCGGCGCGACGCGGGACGAGGCAGGTGCGCCGCAGGTCTTCGTCGAAGTGCGGGACAGCGGCGCCGGCATCCCGGACGAGGATCTCGCGAAGATCTTCGAGCCCTTCTACACGACCAAGGCCCAGGGGACGGGCCTGGGACTCGCCCTCGCCCGGAAGTTCACCCAGGCGCACGGGGGCAAGATCACGGTGCGCAGCCTGCCTGGGGAGGGCGCGACCTTCCGCGTGGTGCTCCCGGTCGCGGCGGAGGCCTGAGCGGTGCCGCCCCTGGTGCTCGTGGTGGAGGACGAGACGATCCTGGGGGACTCCATCGCGATCTATCTCGACCGGTACGACTGTTCGACCCTCGTGGCGCGGTCAGGCGAGGAGGGCGTGCGGCTGGCCGAGGAGGCGAGCCCGGACGTCGCCGTGGTGGACGTCCGGCTCCCCGGCATCGATGGTCTCGAGGTGCTCCGTCGCATCCGGGAGGCCTCGGCCGCGACCGAGGTGATCATGATGACGGCCCACGCCTCGGTGACCGCCGCCGTGCAGGCGATGAAGCTCGGGGCCTTCGACTACCTGACGAAGCCACTGGACCTCGACGAGCTCCGCGTGGTGGTCGACAAGGCCGTGGCCCACCTGCGCATGCAGCGGGAGCTGTCCTATCTCAAGGCCCGCCAGGGGGCCGACGGCCATGTGTCGGGCATCGTGGGGGAATCCGCTCCGATCCGACTTCTGCGGAAGCAGATCGAACGGATCGCGTCCCTCGAGACACCCGCGGGCGGCGCGGCGCCGACCGTGCTGGTCGTGGGTGAAACCGGGGTCGGCAAGGAGATGGTGGCCCGAGCGATCCACTACCAGAGCCCGAGGGCCCAGGGGCCCTTCGTCGAGATCAACTGCGCCGCCATTCCGGCCACGCTCCTCGAGGCCGAGCTGTTCGGGTACGAGCGAGGCGCGTACACGGATGCGCGGAGCGCAAAGGCGGGCCTCTTCGAGTCCGCCGACGGCGGGACGCTGTTCCTGGACGAGATCGGGCACATGGATCCCGCCATCCAGGTCAAGCTCCTCAAGGCCATCGAGGACAAGGCGGTCCGGCGCCTGGGCGGGCTCCGGCAGAAGAGCTTCAACGCGCGGATCGTCGCGGCGACCAACCGCGATCTCGAGGAGGCCATCGCCGAGGGCGCGTTCCGGGCGGACCTCTACTATCGCATCAAGGTGCTGACCGTGGAGGTGCCGCCGCTGCGGGAGCGCGGCGCAGACATACCCCTCCTCGCGCGCCACTTCATGCGCCGGTTCACGGCGCAGTACGGGCTGCCCGTGAGGGACCTGGCGCCCGACGCCGAGACGGCGCTGCTCGCCTACGGGTGGCCGGGCAACGTGCGCGAGCTGGCCCACGTGCTGGAGCGGGCCGCGCTCCTCCATGGGGGGCCCATCGTCACGGCCGAGCAGCTGGGGCTCGCCGAGGCCAAGCGCCCCGCACCGGTGAGTGTCGGGGCCGGCAAGGGCGTGACCGTGGACTTCGGGTCCGGGGGCATCGTGCTCGACGACGTGGAGCGGGAGCTCATCGTGCGGGCCCTCGATACGTCGGGGTGGAACCGGACGCGGGCCTCCCGGCTGCTCGGCATCTCGAAGGAGACCCTGCGCTACCGCATGGAGAAGTTCCACCTCAGCCCGCCGGGCTGAGGGGATCCCCTGCTCCGCAGCTCCTCGGGCCGGCTCCTCGAGGGATTTCGGCGACGAGGGGGGCGAACCACCTCGGGCCAGCACCGCGGGCTCGGAAGGGTCGGGGCGGGGGCCCTGTGCTATTCTTTGGGGGCGGTCGGCCCGCCCACGTACCCGCGAACGCACTCGTGCGAGAGTGGCGGAACTGGCAGACGCGCTGGACTTAGGATCCAGAGGGGCATCCCCGTGGGGGTTCAACTCCCCCCTCTCGCACCAAGCCCCCGTGCAGGGCGAGATGAGCCGCGGCCGCGGGCTGGGCCCCGCGCGCGGCGAGGCGAGCGAGATCCGTTGGGCGAGATGAGCCGGGCAGCGGCGAGGCGAGCGAAATCCGTTGCGCGAGATGAGCCGGGCAGCGGCGAGGCGAGCGAAATCCGTTGCGCGAGATGAGCCGGGCAGCGGCGAGGCGAGCGAAATCCAAGGAGTCGGAATGAAAGTCGACGTTCAGGAGCTGGGAGCCTGCAAGCGGCGCCTCCAGGTGGAGGAGGAGCCCGAGGTGGTGCGTCGGGCCTGGGAGCACGCCTTCAGCCGGGTGCAGAAGGAGGCCCGGCTGCCGGGTTTCCGCAAGGGCAAGGTCCCGCGCAGCATGATCAAGATCCACTTTGCCGACGACGTGAAGCAGGAAGTGGCGCGCCGGCTCATCCCCGACGTCTATCGCCAGGCGCTCGGGGAGACGCGGATCGAGCCCGTGGAGGAGCCCGATCTCCAGGAGGTGCGGCTCGAGGAGGGCGCCCCGCTGTCCTTTGCCGCCGTGGTGGAGATCAAGCCCACCATCGAGCTCGGCACCTATGTGGGCCTGGCCGCGCAGCACACGCCGAAACCCCTCGCCGACGAGGAGGTGGACGAGGTGCTCGGTCAGCTCAGGGAGCGCCACGCCGAGTACCGGGCCGTGGAGCGGCCGGCCGACCTGGGCGATCTGGCCATCGTGGACTACACGCTCACCCCCGAGGGGATGGCGCCGCGCGCCGAGACCGGGTACGGCATCGTCCTCGGCCAGGGGGCCGTGATGCCCGAGATCGAGGAGGCCGTGATCGGGCTCGGGCCGGGCGGCTCGCGCCAGGCGCGGGTGCGCTTCCCGGACGACCACAGCAACGAGGCGCTGCGGGGGCGTGCCGGGGAGGCCACCGTCACGGTGAAGGAGGTCAAGGAGAAGGTGCTCCCGCCGCTGGACGATGACTTCGCCCGGGGCATGGGGCCCTTCGAGAGCCTCGAGGCGCTGCGTGCCGAGCTCAGGAAGGACCTCGAGAACCGCCGCGCCCGCGAGAACCGCCGCGCCCTCGAGGACGCCGTGGTGGAGGTGCTCCTGGCCGGGCACGCCTTCCAGGTGCCCGACGCGCTGGTTCTCCGCCAGGTGGGCCACCAGATCGAGCACACCCGGGAGCGGCTCCGCCAGCAGGGCGTGGACCCTGACCGGCTGCCCTGGGACTACCCGAAGCTGCTGGAAGAGATGCGGCCCGGAGCCGAGCGCGCCGTCCGCCGGTCGCTCCTGCTGGAGGCCATCGCCGAGAAGGAAGGGCTCGCGCCGGGCGAGCCCGACGTGGAGGCGGAAGTCGAGAAGATCGCTCGGGCCAGCCAACGGCCGGCGGCGGCAGTGCGGAGCATGATGGAGAAGAACGGGGACCTGGACACTCTCCGCTTCTCGCTGCGCGAGGCTCGGACGCTCGACTTCCTCATCGAGCACGCCCGGATCACCTCCTGAGGTACACTACGGACATGGCAAGGAGACGGTCAGTGGGCCTGATTCCGATGGTCGTGGAGCAGACGCCCCGCGGCGAGCGGGCGTTCGACATCTTCTCCCGGCTCCTCAAGGAGCGGATCATCTTCCTTCCGACGTACATCGAGGACGAGATCGGCAACCTCGTCATCGCCCAGATGCTCTTCCTGGAGGCGGAGGATCCTGACAAGGACATTCACCTCTACATCAACTCGCCCGGCGGATCGGTGACGGCCGGCATGGCCATCTACGACACCATGCAGTATGTGAAGCCCGCGGTGTCCACCATCTGCATGGGGCAGGCGGCCTCCATGGGGGCGCTCCTGCTGGCCGCCGGCGCCAAGGGCAAGCGCTTCGCCCTGCCGCATGCGCGGATCATGATCCACCAGCCGCTGGGCGGCGTGCAGGGGCAGGCGACCGACATCGACATCCAGGCCCGGGAGATCCTCCGCATGCGCGAGGAGCTGAACCGCATCCTGGTGCACCACACGGGCCAGTCCATGGAGAAGGTCCAGCGGGACACCGACCGCGACTTCTTCATGACCGCCGAGCAGGCGAAGGACTACCACATCGTGGACGACGTGATTTCCTCCAAGCCGACCCCGCGCCCCGTCAGCGAGGCCGCGGCGGTGTCCGGCACGAGGTAGCTCGCGTCTCATGGCCCGCGCGCGCGAGGGCGGGGGATCGCTGAAGTGCTCGTTCTGCGGCAAGAGTCA encodes:
- a CDS encoding nicotinate phosphoribosyltransferase, whose translation is MQHLLHDCNTNVNVTPTSGGERPGADRIIVPGLPGPGTLAYPAGTVSHQDRIGDQFTRQTGDPGSSALLTDLYQLTMLHSYVLHGMTEPATFEFFARKLPPTRNFLMAAGLEQALQFLETLRFTEEELDWVARSPRFDRAFVEYLAAFRFTGEVHAMPEGTVFFPDEPILRVTAPIPQAQLVESRLINLLHFETLIASKAARSVLAAPGKLLVDFGLRRAHGAEAGLLAARACYLAGMSGSSTALAELRFGVPAFGTMAHSFVQAHDDETEAFLDFARDHPRDAVLLIDTYDTEAAAEKVVRLAPRLALEGIRIKGVRLDSGDLGEHARRVRRILDAGGLRDITIFVSSSLDERALQDLLASGAPIDGFGIGSRLDTSADAPYLDCAYKIQEYAGRLRRKRSEGKATWPGRKQVFRRHEGGLMAEDTLTLEDDPQAGEPLLRPVLSGGRRLGPPVPLADSRAHAAAQLAALPPALQSLEPAPPYPVRVAPALVAAARAVDERTS
- a CDS encoding glutamine--tRNA ligase/YqeY domain fusion protein encodes the protein MSPSEPVPSFIRKAIADDLASSRFGGRVVTRFPPEPNGYLHIGHAKSICLNFGLAAEHPGGRCHLRFDDTNPTKETAEYVESIMADVRWLGFDWGPHLYHASDYFDRLYAWAVQLIKAGRAYVDDLSAEEIRQYRGTLTRPGTESPYRTRSVEENLDLFARMRAGEFPDGSRVLRARIDMASPNLNLRDPTMYRIRKVTHQRTGDRWCIYPMYDYAHGESDSIEEITHSICTMEYEDHRPLYDWFLDALGIYHPQQIEFARLNLSHTVLSKRKLLELVEGGHVSGWDDPRMPTIAGLRRRGYTPEAIREFCERIGVAKKEALVDVAHLEHCLREDLNRRAPRAMAVLRPLRVVIENYPEGQVEMMEAVNNPEDAAMGTRQVPFSRVVYIEQDDFREEPPRKYHRLAPGAEVRLRYAYLVRCTGVVKDERTGQVVELRCSYDPATRGGDAPDGRKVRGTIHWVSAAHAVEAEVRLYDHLFLVPRPGGDDEGGDWKADLNPHSLERLTGCRLEPGLGDAAPGSRYQFERSGYFCVDTKESVPGRPVWNRTVSLRDSWAKLEKGDKA
- the tig gene encoding trigger factor, whose protein sequence is MKVDVQELGACKRRLQVEEEPEVVRRAWEHAFSRVQKEARLPGFRKGKVPRSMIKIHFADDVKQEVARRLIPDVYRQALGETRIEPVEEPDLQEVRLEEGAPLSFAAVVEIKPTIELGTYVGLAAQHTPKPLADEEVDEVLGQLRERHAEYRAVERPADLGDLAIVDYTLTPEGMAPRAETGYGIVLGQGAVMPEIEEAVIGLGPGGSRQARVRFPDDHSNEALRGRAGEATVTVKEVKEKVLPPLDDDFARGMGPFESLEALRAELRKDLENRRARENRRALEDAVVEVLLAGHAFQVPDALVLRQVGHQIEHTRERLRQQGVDPDRLPWDYPKLLEEMRPGAERAVRRSLLLEAIAEKEGLAPGEPDVEAEVEKIARASQRPAAAVRSMMEKNGDLDTLRFSLREARTLDFLIEHARITS
- a CDS encoding sigma-54-dependent Fis family transcriptional regulator codes for the protein MPPLVLVVEDETILGDSIAIYLDRYDCSTLVARSGEEGVRLAEEASPDVAVVDVRLPGIDGLEVLRRIREASAATEVIMMTAHASVTAAVQAMKLGAFDYLTKPLDLDELRVVVDKAVAHLRMQRELSYLKARQGADGHVSGIVGESAPIRLLRKQIERIASLETPAGGAAPTVLVVGETGVGKEMVARAIHYQSPRAQGPFVEINCAAIPATLLEAELFGYERGAYTDARSAKAGLFESADGGTLFLDEIGHMDPAIQVKLLKAIEDKAVRRLGGLRQKSFNARIVAATNRDLEEAIAEGAFRADLYYRIKVLTVEVPPLRERGADIPLLARHFMRRFTAQYGLPVRDLAPDAETALLAYGWPGNVRELAHVLERAALLHGGPIVTAEQLGLAEAKRPAPVSVGAGKGVTVDFGSGGIVLDDVERELIVRALDTSGWNRTRASRLLGISKETLRYRMEKFHLSPPG
- a CDS encoding alpha/beta hydrolase — protein: MHVAEQGRGRAVLLCHGFPESWYSWRHQLPALAAAGYRAIAPDMRGYGQTDRPGAIEAYTMLHHVGDMVGLLDALGEKTAVIVGHDWGAPVAWNAALMRPDRFPAAAVLSVPYSPRGSIRPTAALARAAGEHFMYMLYFQEPGVAEAELGRDVRATLRRVLCSASGDAPAAQRWRPVMPGTTRFLDALGNPERLPAWLTEADLDFYAAEFQRTGFSGGLSWYRAMDLSWELMAAYQHAKVMQPALFVAGERDLVIAMQRRALDRLHETVPNLRRLVLLPGCGHWTQQERPAEVNAELLSFLRGVEG
- the clpP gene encoding ATP-dependent Clp endopeptidase proteolytic subunit ClpP; translated protein: MARRRSVGLIPMVVEQTPRGERAFDIFSRLLKERIIFLPTYIEDEIGNLVIAQMLFLEAEDPDKDIHLYINSPGGSVTAGMAIYDTMQYVKPAVSTICMGQAASMGALLLAAGAKGKRFALPHARIMIHQPLGGVQGQATDIDIQAREILRMREELNRILVHHTGQSMEKVQRDTDRDFFMTAEQAKDYHIVDDVISSKPTPRPVSEAAAVSGTR
- a CDS encoding chromate resistance protein yields the protein MPQALPGAAGWLLLMLSLPPHPSSVRVRMWRKLRALGAVALRPSAYLLPVSAEGLERFQWLAQEVQKAGGEATLLRVDRIENMPRDHVVRLFQQARDEEYRALADRYRRLARGLERGAAGRRASGHREEMMRLAREAERVRSIDFFEAPGYEEVSRLRDTLEMRLHPREARPAASGGPALDVHRGSPWVTRPRPHVDRIASAWLIKRFIDPEAEFLFAPPEQFPAGAVPFDALGAEFGHQGEDCTFETLLGRSGLPDRRLAGLAEIVHDADLRDDKFGREEARGLDLALRGLLAALPDDHAVLAHGMTIFDGLYATIAERR
- a CDS encoding chromate resistance protein, translated to MKWVTRARARVDRIACPWLIQRFVDPGAEFLFVPEAEVMETARREGAIPFDVPGVELGHHGERCSFDAFLEAYRLQDPALRALALIVRGADTEAREIAREAWGLYAVASGFRLISADDHENMARQFAVYDALYAYCRERAAGDH